In the Drosophila takahashii strain IR98-3 E-12201 chromosome 3R, DtakHiC1v2, whole genome shotgun sequence genome, one interval contains:
- the LOC108069803 gene encoding uncharacterized protein — protein MPLIYYDRTINSPQELILAGLRDANAGTSLGDLATFVTRKTGFPGEVCFKVITEAIEEGMASKTIRQVQGLFYDIPPKPDRLRAPRKCKISQPKPENDCCDN, from the coding sequence ATGCCTCTCATATACTACGATCGCACGATTAACTCGCCCCAGGAGCTCATCCTGGCGGGATTGCGGGATGCAAACGCAGGCACCTCCCTGGGCGATCTGGCCACCTTTGTGACGCGGAAGACGGGATTTCCGGGTGAAGTCTGTTTTAAGGTTATCACGGAGGCAATCGAGGAGGGCATGGCCTCCAAGACCATACGCCAAGTGCAGGGGCTCTTCTACGACATACCGCCGAAACCCGACCGTCTGCGCGCTCCtcgaaaatgcaaaatatcGCAACCAAAGCCGGAGAACGACTGTTGCGATAATTAA